The proteins below come from a single Panicum hallii strain FIL2 chromosome 7, PHallii_v3.1, whole genome shotgun sequence genomic window:
- the LOC112900513 gene encoding replication protein A 70 kDa DNA-binding subunit B-like, translating into MISFTRWTTVEEVVEIPPAFPEFTYSLTPIEKLPSVLDNKEYFTDVLGAVTKISDALPLRPKSQQVDTMKRTVTVCDESGASLDVTLWGERATSFPAEQLHKDGQHSPQIVIFVGTLVRGYAGTISLSGGSSCKWYINPDVPEAKNLIARSCTHLKPVALAPQVKYSEPKTSIAEHKKVSDIKYLHPFKNKKVEWLVTVKIMKIDKSWWYESCKKCFRTTRPHGNTYKCSNPTCSTIGAPSPRYKLVIIAGDETGDTEFVMFGRIALRIIKKTVDALIANNPSGFIPDEITSLLEKVFIFNVCFTENTISSGNVSFQVNTIVAEIGDRNPVPLTPVGSQSSSAMLSHHAGSSVECTPEKGSDFTLPSPSARSQATHASSTTPSKTVMPDTELPTTPRSSTKSDKNKAMQDKDSRLPSEGPVTESPIVPTYSTPEAQQSTTKKRNRASLERKTARKIVLDDGGKNDSGDDSAAPPTGPRYLPLSA; encoded by the exons ATGATCAGCTTCACAAGATGGACTACAGTGGAGGAGGTTGTTGAGATTCCACCAGCTTTCCCAGAATTCACCTACTCCCTTACTCCCATAGAGAAGCTCCCATCAGTTTTGGATAACAAAGAGTACTTTACAG ATGTACTTGGCGCAGTCACAAAGATCTCGGATGCTTTGCCATTACGGCCAAAATCCCAGCAAGTTGATACCATGAAAAGAACTGTGACAGTATGTGATGAAAG TGGTGCTTCTCTGGACGTCACACTTTGGGGTGAGCGAGCCACTTCATTCCCAGCTGAACAACTTCATAAGGATGGACAGCATTCACCACAAATTGTAATATTTGTTGGCACTCTTGTGAGGGGCTATGCTG GAACCATCTCATTGTCTGGCGGCTCATCATGCAAGTGGTATATAAATCCTGATGTCCCTGAAGCAAAAAACCTTATTGCCAGGTCATGTACCCATCTAAAGC CAGTTGCACTCGCTCCACAGGTAAAATATAGTGAGCCCAAAACTTCTATTGCAGAACACAAGAAAGTATCTGATATCAAGTATCTTCACCCCTTCAAGAACAAG AAAGTAGAATGGTTGGTTACAGTAAAGATAATGAAGATTGATAAGTCATGGTGGTATGAATCATGCAAGAAATGTTTCAGGACAACTAGGCCTCATGGCAACACCTACAAATGCTCTAATCCAACATGTAGCACCATTGGTGCGCCTAGCCCAAG GTACAAACTGGTCATCATTGCTGGGGACGAGACTGGTGACACTGAGTTTGTCATGTTTGGACGCATAGCGCTGCGTATCATAAAAAAGACAGTCGATGCTCTCATTGCCAATAATCCGTCTGGATTTATCCCTGACGAGATCACTAGCCTATTGGAAAAGGTTTTCATATTCAATGTTTGCTTCACAGAGAATACAATTTCTTCTGGCAATGTCTCTTTCCAGGTCAATACCATTGTTGCGGAGATTGGCGATAGGAATCCTGTTCCACTAACGCCGGTTGGGTCACAGTCATCGTCAGCTATGCTCTCACACCATGCAGGCAGCAGTGTAGAGTGCACACCAGAAAAGGGCTCTGACTTCACTTTACCTTCACCATCAGCCAGATCACAGGCTACTCATGCATCAAGCACCACACCTTCTAAGACCGTGATGCCTGACACTGAGCTACCAACTACACCACGAAGCAGCACAAAATCTGATAAGAATAAG GCAATGCAGGACAAGGACAGCCGCCTTCCAAGTGAGGGCCCTGTTACGGAGTCACCGATTGTACCAACTTATTCAACGCCTGAAGCGCAGCAAAGCACAACTAAGAAAAG AAACCGTGCATCACTCGAGAGAAAAACTGCAAGGAAGATTGTTTTGGATGATGGTGGCAAGAATGACAGTGGGGATGATTCTGCTGCTCCCCCTACTGGGCCTAGGTATCTCCCACTCTCTGCTTAA
- the LOC112901704 gene encoding transcriptional regulator SUPERMAN-like: protein MESSRDHGRVLKQLPSWTPAGHNFSLAGCFPWPPPQRSLSSSSYTCGYCRREFRSAQALGGHMNVHRRDRARLRQCCPAYPSPLPSSNPQAAPHQHRAPLPNLNYSPPHCAAAPAATAEPVIYSFFSTTTSTTTVAAAAAALQVSLELGIGVYGRGGGAVEEEGLDLELRLGCAWE from the coding sequence ATGGAGAGCAGCAGAGACCATGGCCGCGTCCTCAAGCAGCTACCGTCATGGACGCCGGCGGGCCACAACTTTAGCCTGGCCGGCTGCTtcccgtggccgccgccgcagaggtcgctgtcgtcgtcgtcctACACCTGCGGCTACTGCCGGAGGGAGTTCCGGTCGGCGCAGGCGCTGGGTGGCCACATGAACGTCCACCGGAGGGACAGGGCCAGGCTCAGGCAGTGCTGCCCGGCGTACCCTTCTCCCCTTCCAAGCTCGAACCCGCAGGCTGCTCCCCACCAGCACAGGGCTCCGCTGCCCAACCTCAACTACTCGCCGCCACactgcgccgccgcgcccgcggccACGGCCGAGCCGGTGATCTACAGCTTCTTCTCAACGACGACGTCGACGACGACGgtcgctgcggcggcggcggcccttcAGGTGAGCTTGGAGCTGGGGATTGGTGTctacggccgcggcggcggtgccgtggaggaggaggggtTGGATCTTGAGCTCAGGCTTGGATGTGCCTGGGAGTGA
- the LOC112901076 gene encoding uncharacterized protein LOC112901076 codes for MQSWKLTQFVSFCSHNAFHLLNQVIHCTEMMIKQTLWDAMHTEQSNLEAVKIADSLPRICIFSGLTGEEMMMFINAFPETGLEPAAFAALVPNSSEKVLGEVIEEIMGDHEMLTGKNTE; via the exons ATGCAATCCTGGAAGCTTACCCAGTTTGTTTCATTTTGTTCTCACAATGCTTTTCACTTGTTGAATCAGGTGATTCATTGTACAGAGATGATGATAAAGCAAACCTTGTGGGATGCCATGCACACTGAGCAGTCTAATTTAGAAGCTGTGAAG ATTGCAGACTCACTGCCAAGGATATGCATATTTTCTGGTCTGACTGGTGAGGAGATGATGATGTTCATCAATGCCTTCCCAGAAACTG GATTGGAACCGGCTGCTTTTGCTGCACTTGTTCCTAACAGTTCAGAGAAGGTTCTCGGTGAGGTGATTGAGGAAATAATGGGAGACCACGAGATGCTG ACAGGAAAGAACACTGAATGA